From Mycolicibacterium fluoranthenivorans, one genomic window encodes:
- a CDS encoding TetR/AcrR family transcriptional regulator, whose protein sequence is MQGVTAAVTPKGERRRGALVSAAADLLCEGGFDAVRHRAVARRAGLPLASTTYYFSSLDDLIAKAVEHVGTREAEHLKTQVATLSRRRRGAESTADLLVDLLVGDDPGSRVPELISRYERYIACARQPELRSIQRRILRERTDAVVEVVERSGRTVHTELLTALVRAVDGAVVAALVDDGDTPRETARATLMDVIDVLAPFD, encoded by the coding sequence ATGCAAGGCGTGACGGCGGCAGTGACCCCCAAGGGTGAGCGGCGGCGGGGCGCTCTCGTCAGCGCCGCTGCCGATCTGCTGTGCGAGGGCGGGTTCGACGCGGTGCGCCACCGTGCGGTGGCGCGTCGGGCCGGTCTGCCGCTGGCGTCGACGACGTATTACTTCTCCTCCCTGGACGACCTCATCGCCAAAGCCGTCGAACACGTCGGAACCCGCGAGGCCGAACATCTCAAGACACAGGTCGCGACGCTGTCCCGGCGGCGCCGCGGCGCGGAGTCCACCGCCGACCTGCTGGTCGACCTTCTGGTCGGTGACGACCCGGGGTCCCGGGTCCCCGAACTGATCTCCCGCTACGAGCGCTATATCGCGTGCGCGCGGCAACCGGAATTGCGCAGTATCCAGCGCCGGATCCTGCGCGAACGCACCGATGCCGTCGTCGAGGTGGTCGAGCGCTCAGGACGGACGGTGCACACCGAACTGCTCACCGCGCTGGTCCGCGCCGTCGACGGTGCGGTGGTCGCCGCGCTCGTCGACGACGGCGATACGCCGCGTGAGACCGCCCGCGCGACCCTGATGGATGTGATCGACGTTCTCGCGCCGTTCGACTGA
- a CDS encoding alpha/beta hydrolase: MMARMPDVTRRTVLRLGVGAAVGAAGAYALGSLPSAPQAITPPVAMTSVGAPLAPPPPTAPAPTYVTGSFVSAARGGITTNWAIARPPGQTAPLRAVIALHGKGSDAATVMAGGVEDGLAQAVATGIPPFAVVAVDGGGGYWHKRADGDDAGAMVLDELIPMLADQGLDTSRVGFLGWSMGGYGALLLGARLGPARTAAICAVSPALWTSSGATAPGAFDGADDYAANSVWGLPALGSIPIRIDIGNSDPFASATRQFIAQLPTPPSGGFSPGGHDAGFWSSQLPAEAAWMGPLLVA; encoded by the coding sequence ATGATGGCCCGCATGCCAGACGTCACTCGCCGGACTGTTCTACGGCTGGGCGTCGGCGCCGCCGTCGGAGCGGCGGGCGCCTACGCACTGGGCTCGCTGCCCTCCGCCCCGCAGGCCATCACTCCGCCGGTGGCGATGACGAGCGTGGGCGCGCCGCTCGCGCCACCTCCCCCGACCGCACCGGCCCCGACCTACGTCACCGGATCATTCGTCTCGGCGGCCCGCGGTGGGATCACCACCAACTGGGCCATCGCCCGCCCGCCCGGCCAGACGGCGCCGCTGCGTGCGGTGATCGCGCTCCACGGGAAGGGCAGTGACGCGGCGACGGTAATGGCCGGCGGTGTCGAGGACGGCCTGGCGCAGGCCGTGGCCACCGGAATCCCGCCGTTCGCGGTGGTCGCGGTCGATGGCGGCGGCGGGTACTGGCACAAGCGTGCCGACGGTGACGACGCCGGCGCGATGGTCCTCGACGAGTTGATCCCGATGCTGGCCGACCAGGGCCTGGACACCTCACGGGTGGGTTTCCTGGGCTGGTCGATGGGTGGGTACGGCGCACTGCTGCTGGGCGCGCGGCTGGGGCCGGCCCGCACCGCGGCGATCTGCGCGGTCAGCCCGGCACTGTGGACGTCCTCGGGGGCCACCGCACCGGGCGCATTCGACGGCGCCGACGACTACGCGGCCAACAGCGTGTGGGGCCTGCCCGCGCTGGGGTCCATCCCGATCCGCATCGACATCGGCAACAGCGATCCGTTCGCCTCGGCGACCCGGCAGTTCATCGCCCAGCTGCCGACACCGCCGTCGGGCGGCTTCTCCCCAGGCGGCCATGACGCCGGGTTCTGGAGCTCGCAACTGCCGGCCGAGGCGGCCTGGATGGGCCCCCTGCTGGTCGCGTAA